CGGAGCCCAGCGCAATCCCAGCCTTGGTCGCGAAGATCGAGGCGGACACGACCAGCCCCGTCATCTGCCTGCCGCTCCGCCATTCGACATACTCTGCGATGTCGGTGAACATGGCATAGGCCATCACCAACATCATGCCGAAACCGAGCCCGACGAACGATTGGGCGATGGTTTGCGGCCAGACGGCATCGAGCGGAATGACATAGAAGACGAGTATCGCGGTTGCCTTGATCGCGCCCGCCCAGATTATCAGGTGGTGCTTCTCGAACCGCCGCTGAAGATAGTTGGCGAGGATCACTCCGGTGACCTGGCCGAGTGCGAGTGCGGTGTAGAACAGCGCCACGCGGTCGAAGAACAGGAACACCGGCAATCCGTTGTCGCGCACGACGTATTTAAAGAAGAACAGGGCGCTCCCGGCGCGCGCCGCGATAGCGACGGGTGCGAGCGTTGCGGCGGTCGCCACGATCAGCCAGGCCGGCGTCCTGATAAGCGCCAGGAGGTCGCCCGAAACGGTGCCGTTGTCCCTTGCGGGCGGTACGCGCTCGCGTGTCGCCGAGAACGTAATCAAAATGCACACGACCGCGAGAGCGGCGATCACGAACATCGTCATGGAGATGCCGCGCGCCTCGTCACCTTGGCCGAAAACACGCACCAGCGTCGTGCCGAACAGCCCGATCGAGATGAGGGCGACCGATGAGAAAACCATGCGATAAGCAGTCGTGCTCGCCCGCTCGCTCGACGAGGGAGAGATACTGCCGAGCAGGCCCGAATAGGGCACGTTGACGACGGTATAAGCGAGCATGGTCAAGGTGTAGGTGACGTAGGCCCAAGCGAGCAGCGCACCCTTGCTCATCTCGGGTGCTGCGAAGATCATCGCGCCGGTCACGCCGAAGGGGACTGCGCCCCACAGCAAATAGGGTCGGTAGCGCCCCCAGCGGGTGCGCGTGCGATCGGCGATAACGCCCATCATCGGGTCGGTCACCGCGTCGATCAGCTTGGTCAGCAACAGCATCAGGCCGACCGCTGCCGGGGCGAGACCGCCCAGATCGACGAAGAAAAAGAGCAGGAAAAAGCCGAAGAAGTGGACGTAGAGCGACGACGCTAGTTCGCCCAGCCCATAGGCGAGCTTCTCGCCGCGTCCGACGCGGTCTGCGGCCCGTGCTGTCAAACCTTCCTCCTCAAGCCAGCAGAGGAAGGCAGCACGGCCCCGCAGTCAAGCATCGACTGGCGCCTTCAGTATTTCTTGCCCTCGAAATCGGCGGGGGAATGGCGTTCGAGCATCTGCTCGTCCTCTTCGCCCCACGTCTTGTTCACGATCCGACCGCGTCGCACCGCAGGGCGCTGCGCGATCTCCTCGACCCAGCGCACCACGTTCTCGTATTCGTGGATCGAGAGGAAGGTCTTGGCATCGTTGTAAATCCCGCCGAACACGAACGGGGCGAGCCAGGGGAAGTTGGCGATGTCGGCGATCGTGTATTCGTCGCCCGCGAGATAGCGGGTCTGGGCCAGCCGCTGGTTGGCCACGTCGAAGATACGCTTGGCCTCCATTGCGTAGCGGTTGATCGCATATTCGTACTTCTCGGGCGCGTAGGCATAGAAGTGGCCGAAACCGCCACCAATGAACGGACCCGTGCCGACCTGCCAGAACAGCCAGCTGAGCACTTCGGCGCGAGCGGCAGGATCGGTCGGCAGGAACTCGCCAAATTTCTCGGCCAGGTGAACCAGGATCGCGCCCGATTCAAACACGCGGAACGGCTTGTCGCCGCTGCGATCGACGAGCGCGGGAATCTTCGAATTCGGATTGATGTCGACAAAGCCGCTGGTGAATTGCGTGCCGTCGCCGATGTTGATCGTCCAGGCATCATATTCGGCGCCGGAGTGGCCCTTCTCGAGCAATTCCTCGAGCATGACGGTAACCTTGACCCCATTGGGTGTCGCCAAGGAATAGAGCTGGAACGGGTTGTCCCCGGCCGGAAGGTCCTTCTCTTCGCGCGCTCCCGCCGTGGGACGATTTATCGCGGCAAAGCGCCCGCCGCTTTCCTTGTCGTAAGTCCAGACTTCGGGCGGAGTATAGGGTTCGGCCATTGGAAGAGGTCCTTTCGGTTGTCCTTTGCAACGCTTGGGTTCGCTACTTGGACACGCAAGGTTACTTGCGCAAGGCGGAAACCCTTATCGTCTCAGAGCATTTCCCATTTGCGATGACGAAGCTGATCTATGTCGACGATAGCCTTCCAGGTATCACTCGCCGCGGTGCGGGCAAGGGCTTCGCCTATTACGACCCGCAGGGAAAGCGGATCACCGACCCGGCGGAACGCCGGCGGCTTAATGCCATCGCGCTGCCGCCCGCCTATGTCGACGAATGGTACTGCCCCGCGCCCAACGGCCATATCCTCGCGACCGGTTATGACGCGCGCGGACGCAAGCAGTATCGCTATCACCCCGAGTTTCGCATGCGCAAGGAAGGCGAGAAGTTCGATGGCTGTATGGTCTTCGGCAACCTCCTGCCGCTGGTGCGCAAGCGGGTCGAAGAAGACCTGGAGGCCCGCAAGCTGACCCGTGAGCGCGCAATCGCCAGCGTCGTGCGCCTGCTCGATCTGGGCGCGATCCGTATCGGCAACGAGGGCTATGCGCGGACTAACAAGAGCTTCGGTGCGACCACCCTGCGTCGACGCCATGCCGAACTCACCGGCAACACGCTGCGACTGCGTTATGTCGGCAAGGGCGGCAAGAAGCGCGAAGTGACGCTGACCGATGGCAGCCTCGCCCGGGTCGTGCGCAAGATGCAGGACCTGCCGGGGCAGAACCTGTTCCAGTATTTCGACGAGGAAGGCGATCTGCAGGCGGTCGGGTCGAGTGACGTCAACGAATATCTGCGCGAGACGATGGGGCAGGGCTTCACCGCCAAGAACTTCCGCACCTGGCACGCCAGCGTCATGGCCTATCGCTGCCTTGCCGATGCCGAGGACCGGCTGACGATCAAGTCGCTGCTCGATTGCGTGGCCGAGCACCTCGGAAACACCCCTGCCGTCACCCGCAAGAGCTATATCCACCCCGCCGTGATCGATCTGGTCGATCGACAAGTCGAATGGCGCCAGAACCTGAATTTGCCCCGCGCCACCCGCTGGCTGACCCGGGCTGAACGGGGGTTGCTCGAACTGCTTGAAGACAGCCCGGAAGCCGTCAAGCTGCTCGCTGCCTGATCCGGACAATCCTGTTGCCAATCGTATCCGAAAAGGATACTAGAAGATTATGCATTTGGCCGGAATCAAGATTCGCCAGTGGCGCGAAAACCATGAGCCGCCGCTTTCCGCCGAGGAATTCGGGGAGCAGTATGGCGATCCCTGGCCCTCGCGCACCGTCTATGGCTGGGAGGCGAAGGGCAAGATCGCCCGCGCCCCGGTGCAGAAGAAGCTGGCCGAACTCGGCGTGTGCGAGCCGGGCGACTGGCTCGAGCCTGCATCCGGCGAGGCTACGACGTCAGACGCCAAATCCGCCAGCAGCAAGCCCGCCAAGAGCGATGCTTCGCATCCCTTCTACGACCTCAGAAACCACGGTTTCCTAAGGGTTGCGACCTCGACACCCAAGACGCGAACGGCCGATGTCGGCTACAATGTCGAGGGGATCATTGCCGAGGCGCACCGCGCGGATGACGCCGGCGTCGACCTCGTGGTTTATCCCGAGTTGTGCGTCTCGTCCTACGCGATCGACGATCTGCATCTGCAGAACGCGCTGCTCGATGCGGCGGAAGACGGGGTGGCGCGGATCGTCGCCGCCTCTGCCGAACTCTCTCCGCTCCTGCTGGTCGGCGCGCCGCTCAGGCATAACGAGCGGATCTACAACTGCGCACTGGTGATCGCAGGCGGACGCTTGCTTGGCGTTATCCCGAAAAGCTACTTGCCCAATTACCGCGAGTATTACGAGAAGCGCTGGTTTGCGCATGGGCGCCATATCCAGGGCATGACGATCACGGTCGCCGGTAGCGAAGCTCCTTTCGGCACCGACCTGATTTTTGCGGCCGATAGCCTCCCGGGTTGCAGGCTGTTCGTCGAGATCTGTGAGGACTATTGGTCGCCTACTCCCCCCTCGACCATGGGAGCGCTGGCCGGGGCGACTGTCATCGCGAACTTGTCCGCCTCGAACATCACCATCGGCAAGTCGGACGAGCGGCACCTGCTCGCGCGTGCGCAAAGCTCGCGCGCGGTTTGCGCCTATGTCTATTCCGCCAGCGGGCACGGCGAGAGCACCACCGACCTGGCGTGGGACGGGCAGGGCATGACGTACGAACTGGGCGATCTCCTCGCCGAGAGCGAACGGTTCAGCATGGATGCCGAGCTCTCGATCGCGGACGTCGATTGCGAGCGCGTGCTGGCCGAGCGGATGCGGATGCAGACCTTCAACGACGCCGCCGAGGCTGCAGGTCGACCCGAAGACAGCTTCCGCACGGTGCGATTCGAACTCGCAGACCGTGCGCAGGACCGCGGCTTGATCCGCCCGATCCGCCGCTTCCCCTTCGTCCCCAATCGCCAGCACAAGCTCGACGAGGATTGCTACGAGGCCTTCAATATCCAGGTCGATGGGCTGATGCGACGGCTCGAAGCGACCCATGCCAAGAGCATGGTCATCGGCGTTTCGGGCGGGCTCGATTCGACCCATGCGCTGATCGTCGCCGCCAAGTGCTGCGATCGGCTGGGCCTGCCGCGCACCACCATTCGTGGCTACACCATGCCCGGCTTCGGCACCTCCGATCACACCAAGTCGAATGCGTGGAAGCTGATGGAGGCGCTTGGCATTACCGCCGATGAGATCGACATTCGCCCTGCTGCAACGCGCATGCTCGAGGACATGGATCACCCCTTTGCCGACGGCGAGCCGGTCTACGACGTGACCTTCGAGAACGTACAGGCCGGGCTGCGCACCGATTACCTGTTCCGCCTTGCCGGGCACCATTCGGGGTTCGTGATCGGCACGGGCGACCTCAGCGAGCTGGCGCTTGGCTGGTGCACCTATGGCGTGGGCGACCAGATGAGCCACTACGCGGTCAATTCGGGTGTGCCCAAGACGCTGATCCAGTATCTGATCCGCTGGGCGGTGGGCACCGAACAATTCGACAAGGCGACCGACAAGGTGCTGCTCTCGATCCTCGACACCGAGATCTCGCCCGAGCTCGTTCCGGCCGACGACAAGGGTGCGATCCAGAGCACCGAGAGCATCATCGGCCCTTACGAGCTGAACGACTTCTTCCTCCACCACACCATTCGCTGGGGCCAGCGACCCAGCAAGATCGCCTTCCTCGCCTGGCATGCATGGCAGGACGTGGAGAAGGGCCTATGGCCGGCGAGCTTCCCCGACGAGGAGAAGACCGCCTATTCGCTGCCGACCATCGCGCACTG
This region of Altererythrobacter sp. CAU 1644 genomic DNA includes:
- a CDS encoding MFS transporter; the encoded protein is MTARAADRVGRGEKLAYGLGELASSLYVHFFGFFLLFFFVDLGGLAPAAVGLMLLLTKLIDAVTDPMMGVIADRTRTRWGRYRPYLLWGAVPFGVTGAMIFAAPEMSKGALLAWAYVTYTLTMLAYTVVNVPYSGLLGSISPSSSERASTTAYRMVFSSVALISIGLFGTTLVRVFGQGDEARGISMTMFVIAALAVVCILITFSATRERVPPARDNGTVSGDLLALIRTPAWLIVATAATLAPVAIAARAGSALFFFKYVVRDNGLPVFLFFDRVALFYTALALGQVTGVILANYLQRRFEKHHLIIWAGAIKATAILVFYVIPLDAVWPQTIAQSFVGLGFGMMLVMAYAMFTDIAEYVEWRSGRQMTGLVVSASIFATKAGIALGSALPGFAFALTGFVAGEVQSEEAVAGINLAFALIPIMAILPAGIAMMFYRIDRAMIATAEAELAQRRASAV
- the yghU gene encoding glutathione-dependent disulfide-bond oxidoreductase is translated as MAEPYTPPEVWTYDKESGGRFAAINRPTAGAREEKDLPAGDNPFQLYSLATPNGVKVTVMLEELLEKGHSGAEYDAWTINIGDGTQFTSGFVDINPNSKIPALVDRSGDKPFRVFESGAILVHLAEKFGEFLPTDPAARAEVLSWLFWQVGTGPFIGGGFGHFYAYAPEKYEYAINRYAMEAKRIFDVANQRLAQTRYLAGDEYTIADIANFPWLAPFVFGGIYNDAKTFLSIHEYENVVRWVEEIAQRPAVRRGRIVNKTWGEEDEQMLERHSPADFEGKKY
- a CDS encoding DNA topoisomerase IB, producing MTKLIYVDDSLPGITRRGAGKGFAYYDPQGKRITDPAERRRLNAIALPPAYVDEWYCPAPNGHILATGYDARGRKQYRYHPEFRMRKEGEKFDGCMVFGNLLPLVRKRVEEDLEARKLTRERAIASVVRLLDLGAIRIGNEGYARTNKSFGATTLRRRHAELTGNTLRLRYVGKGGKKREVTLTDGSLARVVRKMQDLPGQNLFQYFDEEGDLQAVGSSDVNEYLRETMGQGFTAKNFRTWHASVMAYRCLADAEDRLTIKSLLDCVAEHLGNTPAVTRKSYIHPAVIDLVDRQVEWRQNLNLPRATRWLTRAERGLLELLEDSPEAVKLLAA
- a CDS encoding NAD(+) synthase, with the translated sequence MHLAGIKIRQWRENHEPPLSAEEFGEQYGDPWPSRTVYGWEAKGKIARAPVQKKLAELGVCEPGDWLEPASGEATTSDAKSASSKPAKSDASHPFYDLRNHGFLRVATSTPKTRTADVGYNVEGIIAEAHRADDAGVDLVVYPELCVSSYAIDDLHLQNALLDAAEDGVARIVAASAELSPLLLVGAPLRHNERIYNCALVIAGGRLLGVIPKSYLPNYREYYEKRWFAHGRHIQGMTITVAGSEAPFGTDLIFAADSLPGCRLFVEICEDYWSPTPPSTMGALAGATVIANLSASNITIGKSDERHLLARAQSSRAVCAYVYSASGHGESTTDLAWDGQGMTYELGDLLAESERFSMDAELSIADVDCERVLAERMRMQTFNDAAEAAGRPEDSFRTVRFELADRAQDRGLIRPIRRFPFVPNRQHKLDEDCYEAFNIQVDGLMRRLEATHAKSMVIGVSGGLDSTHALIVAAKCCDRLGLPRTTIRGYTMPGFGTSDHTKSNAWKLMEALGITADEIDIRPAATRMLEDMDHPFADGEPVYDVTFENVQAGLRTDYLFRLAGHHSGFVIGTGDLSELALGWCTYGVGDQMSHYAVNSGVPKTLIQYLIRWAVGTEQFDKATDKVLLSILDTEISPELVPADDKGAIQSTESIIGPYELNDFFLHHTIRWGQRPSKIAFLAWHAWQDVEKGLWPASFPDEEKTAYSLPTIAHWLENFLKRFFAFSQFKRSAIPNGPKVSAGGALSPRGDWRAPSDAVADVWLEELRKGLPEL